The Takifugu rubripes chromosome 7, fTakRub1.2, whole genome shotgun sequence genome has a segment encoding these proteins:
- the plekhg4b gene encoding pleckstrin homology domain-containing family G member 4B isoform X3 encodes MLLLGKMHSRAKSRSCDNYLSIKDAESLDSCIQSTLSALYRPFGVTAATVLWQLFSVVERQYRGDGLRCLIDFLLPSKRILQLIQQETCVRFRGLLFYHEGWPLCIHEKVILQLAPLHKVRLKQGDFYLQIVPLGRKAAKLVIKCLSASGQAITEIPITESMYGSVFTAEFLQNVTRDRNLHPLQNCLLTTGTAVYRTPWKNVVNPLFVSSTSDTIMQARCSRGAFRGHLSTCSTSGSTGTLDSHRSSIESLHSQGTDSIFSEPTSPNRNPMDPNGEVHGTSDTAVPIIKLERSGEECETGQESEDNDGREGGPGSKMLSFTTDLSNPGCRRRPPRDSVAFESRRLFRKSYMEALQNPMSLGSSSESILEEQSEHSIALGDRAVTPGSSPEARTPSRELLSRRLVGRGWLSSDESRPSTPLLYLQRGLRSAERRAERRSKSLERTNKGGHVKGHRERSSSGGTVNISPKKLMNGYALRFGKLDVEAALPGSERRTNKEESGQRGDGVSGEGRRHRLISEDSHSPKSANGSAITLAPVTRPSCESSSALPKLVSEVNQELFTSGAVILPGSRDRGGRAVLQVCARAQVWAGESCTVNDLTCLLGYYYSTLRKERRDQGLSVVIDGRRQQPVPALLLSLSELQALVPNALYSVLFLVDKETVAKPERDMNVQTETLTSLKALLKHIDQNQLTRDLDGTFHYDHSHWIHFRQKIEPFASSCSAAISSLQQSIDSLGNSGNLKTSKEVSEVLEQQRHLMKKVLDDTQLNRLRLEGGTVLARIRKEEACENENYKDAIDMLSALYNQVDEEVHKLVILSNKCQKELESLLEVRMFEEQTQQIKVWFSSEGEKQLVPLESQTLSVAKIKEMRASLEHFLEESVHQQRHGLQLVKESPESLPGSALMDFKQHLGSILSRVEKRKDHLEILTNLYEFYDSVNKWMEHCQDYFHQLSLDSTSLILSPSVEQTLQDYYAEASKFSMDNFSTLNNMVLSLESPQQLQHWNSVWHKCQQTKQQLEEILARATTAQDPTATDVKTPESGASKPEQHGANACVLLPFEDSKPHSSEPYSKSPTSSISSSSHFIFPSDCDSKLRQSPSMFEDTDSDCTVDSSVSCHSEPIYTGTARLRKHPMKKIMKKTVSYELNARDSVHSDAGHIHGYTGVYIKGLEVTNNVSAEKKLQRPDVTSPALGRSRSMSTPSRAHSRHSDGDIKKQSSSKVQHIMDEMISTEREYVRSLSYIIEQYFPEMERLDLPQDLRGKRSIIFGNVEKLWDFHTQYFLKDLESCAHCPLSISSCFLRHEDQFGMYALYSKNKPQSDALLSSHGNEFFKNKQIELGDKMDLASYLLKPIQRMSKYALLLKDLIKECSQSQEQELSDLRTAEDMVKFQLRHGNDLLAMDAIRGCDVNLKEQGQLCCQDEFIVWCGRRKYLRHVFLFEDLILFSKTKKIEGGYDIYIYKQSFKTAEIGMTENVGDSGLRFEIWFRRRKSQDTFILQASSAEVKAVWTAIIGKILWRQALRNRALRMQEMVSMGIGSKPFMDIKPSDAAISDRAIDYIMKGTEARTRASIAVPSFEHATSFKRPHSTISNSSTSSSSSQSSSSLLGSLNLHLYSSPSLPHTHPYPMTNIPSFAQWPYDCIEEDELEQDSGSQPSMTTESSETSSQCTSSDSVTGLSTLTIAVHPSITMDSFNNNESSSFLCSSTPSSTMASPLMFQKEEDLQPNGTNFITAL; translated from the exons ATGCTGTTGCTGGGCAAAATGCACTCCAGAGCAAAGTCCCGAAGCTGTGACAACTACCTGAGCATTAAG GACGCTGAGTCTTTGGACAGTTGTATCCAgagcaccttgtcggctctgtACCGACCCTTCGGCGTCACCGCTGCTACCGTCCTGTGGCAGCTCTTCAGCGTGGTGGAAAGGCAGTACAGGGGAGACGGCCTCCGCTGCCTCATTGACTTCTTGCTGCCCTCCAAAAGGATACTGCAGCTCATCCAGCAGGAAACCTGT GTGAGGTTCAGAGGATTGCTGTTTTACCATGAAGGCTGGCCTCTCTGCATCCACGAGAAGGTCATCCTGCAGCTCGCCCCTCTGCACAAAGTGCGACTAAAGCAAGGAGACTTCTACCTCCAGATTGTTCCGCTGGGTCGCAAGGCTGCCAAACTGGTGATAAAATGCTTGTCGGCCAGCGGACAAGCCATCACGGAGATCCCCATCACGGAGAGCATGTACGGCAGCGTCTTCACAGCTGAGTTTCTGCAGAATGTAACTCGGGACCGTAACCTGCACCCGCTCCAGAACTGCCTGCTCACCACCGGCACAGCCGTGTACAGGACGCCGTGGAAGAACGTGGTCAACCCACTGTTTGTCAGCAGCACGTCAGACACCATCATGCAAGCGCGCTGCAGCAGAGGCGCCTTCCGTGGTCATctcagcacctgcagcaccagcggATCCACCGGGACCCTGGACAGCCACCGCAGCTCGATAGAGTCGCTGCACTCTCAGGGGACTGATTCTATCTTCTCTGAGCCCACCTCCCCAAACAGAAACCCCATGGACCCAAATGGTGAGGTCCATGGTACCAGTGATACTGCAGTACCTATAATTAAACTTGAAAGGTCTGGTGAAGAGTGTGAGACAGGTCAGGAGTCCGAAGACAAtgatgggagagagggggggcctGGGTCCAAGATGCTCTCTTTCACCACAGACCTTAGCAACCCAGGATGTCGTCGCCGTCCCCCAAGGGACTCTGTAGCATTTGAGAGCAGGAGACTTTTCAGGAAGTCTTACATGGAAGCCCTGCAGAACCCCATGAGCCTTGGGTCCAGCTCTGAATCCATTCTGGAGGAACAGTCTGAGCACAGCATTGCCCTGGGAGATAGAGCAGTGACACCTGGCAGCAGCCCTGAGGCCAGAACTCCTTCTAGAGAACTCTTGTCGCGAAGGCTGGTTGGTCGGGGGTGGCTCAGCAGCGATGAATCCAGGCCCAGCACACCTTTGCTGTATTTACAAAGGGGGTTGAGGAGCGCTGAGAGGCGGGCGGAGAGACGTTCAAAGTCACTGGAGAGAACAAACAAAGGCGGCCACGTTAAAGGCCACCGGGAAAGATCATCCTCCGGAGGCACCGTCAACATTTCCCCGAAAAAACTGATGAACGGCTATGCTCTGCGTTTCGGAAAGCTAGACGTCGAGGCGGCACTTCCTGGGTCGGAGAGAAGGACCAACAAGGAGGAGTCAG GCCAGCGTGGCGACGGCGTCAGCGGCGAGGGCAGGCGACACAGACTCATCAGCGAGGATTCACACTCTCCTAAAAGTGCCAATGGATCAGCCATCACGCTGGCGCCCGTAACAAGGCCTTCATGCGAGAGCAGCTCAGCTCTCCCCAAACTGGTGTCAGAGGTCAATCAGGAGCTCTTCACATCGGGGGCCGTGATCCTGCCAG GAAGCAGAGATCGTGGTGGGAGGGCGGTGCTGCAGGTGTGCGCCAGAGCTCAGGTGTGGGCCGGGGAGAGTTGCACGGTCAATGACCTCACCTGTTTACTTGGTTACTACTACTCCACACTGCG GAAGGAAAGGCGAGATCAAGGCCTGTCTGTTGTAATAGAcggcaggaggcagcagcctgttccagctctgttgttgtctctgtcTGAGTTGCAG GCATTGGTACCAAATGCACTTTATTCGGTTCTCTTCCTGGTGGACAAAGAGACAGTGGCCAAACCAGAGAGAGACATGAATGTGCAG ACTGAAACGTTGACATCTCTAAAAGCCTTGCTGAAGCACATTGACCAAAACCAGCTCACGCGAGACCTGGACGGCACCTTCCACTACGACCACAGCCACTGGATCCACTTCAGGCAG AAAATCGAACCCTTCGCCAGCAGCTGTTCTGCAGCTATCTCCTCCCTGCAGCAGTCGATCGACTCACTGGGCAACAGCGGCAACTTAAAGACGTCAAAG GAAGTGTCTgaggtgctggagcagcagcgaCACCTCATGAAGAAGGTACTGGATGACACGCAGCTAAACCGGCTGCGTCTAGAAGGAGGCACCGTCCTGGCCCGCATCAGGAAAGAAGAAGCCTGTGAGAATGAAAACTACAA AGATGCCATTGACATGTTAAGTGCGCTGTACAACCAAGTAGACGAAGAAGTCCACAAACTTGTGATTCTGTCCAACAAGtgtcagaaggagctggagagccTGCTGGAGGTGCGCATGTTTGAAGAGCAAACACAGCAG ATCAAAGTCTGGTTCAGCAGCgagggagagaagcagctcGTACCTCTGGAATCACAAACTCTGTCGGTGGCCAAAATCAAGGAGATGAGAGCCAGTTTGGAGCACTTTCTGGAGGAGTCCGTG caccagcagagACATGGTCTGCAGCTGGTGAAGGAGTCCCCAGAGTCCCTTCCAGGCTCTGCCCTGATGGACTTTAAACAACATCTGGGCTCCATTCTGAGCCGAGTAGAGAAAAGGAAGGACCACTTAGAAATCCTTACAAATCTCTATGAATTCTATGACTCA GTGAACAAGTGGATGGAGCACTGCCAGGATTATTTCCATCAGCTGAGTCTGGACAGCACAAGCTTGATTCTGTCGCCCTCTGTGGAGCAGACCCTCCAGGACTACTACGCAGAAGCGTCCAAGTTTTCCATGGATAACTTCAGCACCCTCAACAACATGGTGCTCTCCCTGGAAagccctcagcagctgcagcactggAACTCTGTGTGGCATAAATgccaacaaaccaaacagcagctggaagaaaTTCTGGCCCGAGCCACGACGGCCCAGGACCCCACGGCCACCGACGTAAAGACCCCAGAGAGTGGCGCCAGCAAACCAGAGCAGCACGGAGCGAACGCGTGCGTGCTGCTACCTTTTGAGGACAGCAAGCCTCATTCTTCTGAGCCTTACTCCAAGAGCCCCAccagctccatctcctcctcctcgcacTTCATTTTCCCCTCTGACTGTGACAGCAAACTGAGGCAAAGTCCGTCCATGTTTGAGGACACGGACAGCGACTGCACCGTGGACTCGTCCGTCTCCTGCCACTCGGAGCCCATCTACACCGGCACCGCCCGCCTCCGCAAGCACCCCATGAAGAAGATCATGAAGAAGACCGTGAGCTATGAGCTGAACGCAAGGGACAGCGTCCACTCGGATGCCGGCCACATTCACGGCTACACGGGCGTGTACATCAAGGGTTTGGAGGTGACGAACAACGTGTCCGCGgagaagaagctgcagaggcCCGACGTGACGAGCCCGGCTTTGGGACGCAGCCGTAGCATGTCCACACCGTCCAGGGCGCACAGCAGACACAGTGACGGAGATATTAAGAAACAGAGCAG CAGCAAAGTGCAGCACATCATGGACGAGATGATTTCCACGGAGCGGGAGTACGTCCGCTCCCTCAGCTACATCATCGAGCAGTATTTCCCAGAGATGGAGCGGCTGGATTTGCCCCAGGACCTGCGAGGGAAGCGCAGCATCATTTTTGGAAACGTGGAGAAGCTGTGGGACTTTCACACTCAGTACTTCCTGAAGGATCTGGAGTCGTGTGCTCACTGTCCACTCTCGATCAGCAGCTGTTTTCTCAGACAT GAGGATCAGTTTGGAATGTATGCCCTCTACAGCAAGAATAAGCCGCAGTCTGACGCTCTGCTCAGCAGCCACGGGAATGAATTCTTCAAG AACAAACAGATCGAgctgggcgacaagatggactTAGCGTCCTACTTGCTGAAGCCCATCCAGAGGATGAGTAAATATGCTCTGCTGCTCAAAGACCTGATCAAGGAGTGCAGTCAGTCtcaggagcaggagctgagTGACCTCCGCACGGCAGAGGACATGGTCAAATTTCAGCTTCGCCATGGCAATGACCTGCTGGCTATGGATGCTATTCGTGGATGTGAT GTGAACCTGAAAGAGCAGGGTCAGCTCTGCTGCCAGGACGAGTTCATCGTCTGGTGCGGGAGGAGGAAGTACCTCCGCCATGTCTTCTTGTTTGAAGACCTCATCCTGTTCAGCAAGACCAAAAAGATCGAAGGAGGATATGACATTTACATCTACAAACAGTCTTTCAAG ACGGCAGAGATCGGTATGACGGAGAACGTCGGGGACAGCGGCCTACGCTTCGAGATTTGGTTCCGCAGGAGGAAGTCACAGGACACCTTCATACTCCAAGCCAGCAGTGCGGAGGTCAAGGCCGTGTGGACAGCCATCATTGGGAAGATCCTGTGGAGACAGGCGCTCAGAAATCGAG CCTTGCGCATGCAGGAGATGGTGTCCATGGGAATTGGAAGTAAGCCCTTCATGGACATTAAGCCAAGCGATGCGGCCATCAGCGACAGGGCCATTGATTATATCATGAAGGGGACAG AAGCCAGGACCAGGGCGTCCATTGCTGTGCCTTCCTTTGAACACGCCACTTCCTTCAAGCGACCCCACTCCACCATCTCCaacagcagcacctcctcctccagcagccagtcctcctcctcgttgCTGGGCTCACTCAACCTCCATCTTtactcctccccctctctcccacacacacatccgtaccCGATGACCAACATCCCCTCCTTTGCTCAGTGGCCGTACGACTGCATCGAGGAGGATGAGCTGGAGCAGGACAGTGGGAGTCAACCCTCTATGA CCACTGAGAGCTCGGAGACCTCGTCGCAGTGCACCTCCAGTGACAGCGTGACTGGGCTGAGCACGCTGACGATAGCTGTGCATCCCAGCATCACCATGGACTCTTTCAACAACAACGAATCCTCGTCTTTCCTGTgctcctccacaccctcctccaCCATGGCTTCTCCTTTAATGTTCCAAAAGGAGGAAGACCTCCAGCCCAATGGCACCAACTTCATCACAGCA CTGTGA
- the plekhg4b gene encoding pleckstrin homology domain-containing family G member 4B isoform X2, with protein MLLLGKMHSRAKSRSCDNYLSIKDAESLDSCIQSTLSALYRPFGVTAATVLWQLFSVVERQYRGDGLRCLIDFLLPSKRILQLIQQETCVRFRGLLFYHEGWPLCIHEKVILQLAPLHKVRLKQGDFYLQIVPLGRKAAKLVIKCLSASGQAITEIPITESMYGSVFTAEFLQNVTRDRNLHPLQNCLLTTGTAVYRTPWKNVVNPLFVSSTSDTIMQARCSRGAFRGHLSTCSTSGSTGTLDSHRSSIESLHSQGTDSIFSEPTSPNRNPMDPNGEVHGTSDTAVPIIKLERSGEECETGQESEDNDGREGGPGSKMLSFTTDLSNPGCRRRPPRDSVAFESRRLFRKSYMEALQNPMSLGSSSESILEEQSEHSIALGDRAVTPGSSPEARTPSRELLSRRLVGRGWLSSDESRPSTPLLYLQRGLRSAERRAERRSKSLERTNKGGHVKGHRERSSSGGTVNISPKKLMNGYALRFGKLDVEAALPGSERRTNKEESGQRGDGVSGEGRRHRLISEDSHSPKSANGSAITLAPVTRPSCESSSALPKLVSEVNQELFTSGAVILPGSRDRGGRAVLQVCARAQVWAGESCTVNDLTCLLGYYYSTLRKERRDQGLSVVIDGRRQQPVPALLLSLSELQALVPNALYSVLFLVDKETVAKPERDMNVQTETLTSLKALLKHIDQNQLTRDLDGTFHYDHSHWIHFRQKIEPFASSCSAAISSLQQSIDSLGNSGNLKTSKEVSEVLEQQRHLMKKVLDDTQLNRLRLEGGTVLARIRKEEACENENYKDAIDMLSALYNQVDEEVHKLVILSNKCQKELESLLEVRMFEEQTQQIKVWFSSEGEKQLVPLESQTLSVAKIKEMRASLEHFLEESVHQQRHGLQLVKESPESLPGSALMDFKQHLGSILSRVEKRKDHLEILTNLYEFYDSVNKWMEHCQDYFHQLSLDSTSLILSPSVEQTLQDYYAEASKFSMDNFSTLNNMVLSLESPQQLQHWNSVWHKCQQTKQQLEEILARATTAQDPTATDVKTPESGASKPEQHGANACVLLPFEDSKPHSSEPYSKSPTSSISSSSHFIFPSDCDSKLRQSPSMFEDTDSDCTVDSSVSCHSEPIYTGTARLRKHPMKKIMKKTVSYELNARDSVHSDAGHIHGYTGVYIKGLEVTNNVSAEKKLQRPDVTSPALGRSRSMSTPSRAHSRHSDGDIKKQSSKVQHIMDEMISTEREYVRSLSYIIEQYFPEMERLDLPQDLRGKRSIIFGNVEKLWDFHTQYFLKDLESCAHCPLSISSCFLRHEDQFGMYALYSKNKPQSDALLSSHGNEFFKNKQIELGDKMDLASYLLKPIQRMSKYALLLKDLIKECSQSQEQELSDLRTAEDMVKFQLRHGNDLLAMDAIRGCDVNLKEQGQLCCQDEFIVWCGRRKYLRHVFLFEDLILFSKTKKIEGGYDIYIYKQSFKTAEIGMTENVGDSGLRFEIWFRRRKSQDTFILQASSAEVKAVWTAIIGKILWRQALRNRALRMQEMVSMGIGSKPFMDIKPSDAAISDRAIDYIMKGTEARTRASIAVPSFEHATSFKRPHSTISNSSTSSSSSQSSSSLLGSLNLHLYSSPSLPHTHPYPMTNIPSFAQWPYDCIEEDELEQDSGSQPSMTTESSETSSQCTSSDSVTGLSTLTIAVHPSITMDSFNNNESSSFLCSSTPSSTMASPLMFQKEEDLQPNGTNFITANKTSHIAVGLSTVV; from the exons ATGCTGTTGCTGGGCAAAATGCACTCCAGAGCAAAGTCCCGAAGCTGTGACAACTACCTGAGCATTAAG GACGCTGAGTCTTTGGACAGTTGTATCCAgagcaccttgtcggctctgtACCGACCCTTCGGCGTCACCGCTGCTACCGTCCTGTGGCAGCTCTTCAGCGTGGTGGAAAGGCAGTACAGGGGAGACGGCCTCCGCTGCCTCATTGACTTCTTGCTGCCCTCCAAAAGGATACTGCAGCTCATCCAGCAGGAAACCTGT GTGAGGTTCAGAGGATTGCTGTTTTACCATGAAGGCTGGCCTCTCTGCATCCACGAGAAGGTCATCCTGCAGCTCGCCCCTCTGCACAAAGTGCGACTAAAGCAAGGAGACTTCTACCTCCAGATTGTTCCGCTGGGTCGCAAGGCTGCCAAACTGGTGATAAAATGCTTGTCGGCCAGCGGACAAGCCATCACGGAGATCCCCATCACGGAGAGCATGTACGGCAGCGTCTTCACAGCTGAGTTTCTGCAGAATGTAACTCGGGACCGTAACCTGCACCCGCTCCAGAACTGCCTGCTCACCACCGGCACAGCCGTGTACAGGACGCCGTGGAAGAACGTGGTCAACCCACTGTTTGTCAGCAGCACGTCAGACACCATCATGCAAGCGCGCTGCAGCAGAGGCGCCTTCCGTGGTCATctcagcacctgcagcaccagcggATCCACCGGGACCCTGGACAGCCACCGCAGCTCGATAGAGTCGCTGCACTCTCAGGGGACTGATTCTATCTTCTCTGAGCCCACCTCCCCAAACAGAAACCCCATGGACCCAAATGGTGAGGTCCATGGTACCAGTGATACTGCAGTACCTATAATTAAACTTGAAAGGTCTGGTGAAGAGTGTGAGACAGGTCAGGAGTCCGAAGACAAtgatgggagagagggggggcctGGGTCCAAGATGCTCTCTTTCACCACAGACCTTAGCAACCCAGGATGTCGTCGCCGTCCCCCAAGGGACTCTGTAGCATTTGAGAGCAGGAGACTTTTCAGGAAGTCTTACATGGAAGCCCTGCAGAACCCCATGAGCCTTGGGTCCAGCTCTGAATCCATTCTGGAGGAACAGTCTGAGCACAGCATTGCCCTGGGAGATAGAGCAGTGACACCTGGCAGCAGCCCTGAGGCCAGAACTCCTTCTAGAGAACTCTTGTCGCGAAGGCTGGTTGGTCGGGGGTGGCTCAGCAGCGATGAATCCAGGCCCAGCACACCTTTGCTGTATTTACAAAGGGGGTTGAGGAGCGCTGAGAGGCGGGCGGAGAGACGTTCAAAGTCACTGGAGAGAACAAACAAAGGCGGCCACGTTAAAGGCCACCGGGAAAGATCATCCTCCGGAGGCACCGTCAACATTTCCCCGAAAAAACTGATGAACGGCTATGCTCTGCGTTTCGGAAAGCTAGACGTCGAGGCGGCACTTCCTGGGTCGGAGAGAAGGACCAACAAGGAGGAGTCAG GCCAGCGTGGCGACGGCGTCAGCGGCGAGGGCAGGCGACACAGACTCATCAGCGAGGATTCACACTCTCCTAAAAGTGCCAATGGATCAGCCATCACGCTGGCGCCCGTAACAAGGCCTTCATGCGAGAGCAGCTCAGCTCTCCCCAAACTGGTGTCAGAGGTCAATCAGGAGCTCTTCACATCGGGGGCCGTGATCCTGCCAG GAAGCAGAGATCGTGGTGGGAGGGCGGTGCTGCAGGTGTGCGCCAGAGCTCAGGTGTGGGCCGGGGAGAGTTGCACGGTCAATGACCTCACCTGTTTACTTGGTTACTACTACTCCACACTGCG GAAGGAAAGGCGAGATCAAGGCCTGTCTGTTGTAATAGAcggcaggaggcagcagcctgttccagctctgttgttgtctctgtcTGAGTTGCAG GCATTGGTACCAAATGCACTTTATTCGGTTCTCTTCCTGGTGGACAAAGAGACAGTGGCCAAACCAGAGAGAGACATGAATGTGCAG ACTGAAACGTTGACATCTCTAAAAGCCTTGCTGAAGCACATTGACCAAAACCAGCTCACGCGAGACCTGGACGGCACCTTCCACTACGACCACAGCCACTGGATCCACTTCAGGCAG AAAATCGAACCCTTCGCCAGCAGCTGTTCTGCAGCTATCTCCTCCCTGCAGCAGTCGATCGACTCACTGGGCAACAGCGGCAACTTAAAGACGTCAAAG GAAGTGTCTgaggtgctggagcagcagcgaCACCTCATGAAGAAGGTACTGGATGACACGCAGCTAAACCGGCTGCGTCTAGAAGGAGGCACCGTCCTGGCCCGCATCAGGAAAGAAGAAGCCTGTGAGAATGAAAACTACAA AGATGCCATTGACATGTTAAGTGCGCTGTACAACCAAGTAGACGAAGAAGTCCACAAACTTGTGATTCTGTCCAACAAGtgtcagaaggagctggagagccTGCTGGAGGTGCGCATGTTTGAAGAGCAAACACAGCAG ATCAAAGTCTGGTTCAGCAGCgagggagagaagcagctcGTACCTCTGGAATCACAAACTCTGTCGGTGGCCAAAATCAAGGAGATGAGAGCCAGTTTGGAGCACTTTCTGGAGGAGTCCGTG caccagcagagACATGGTCTGCAGCTGGTGAAGGAGTCCCCAGAGTCCCTTCCAGGCTCTGCCCTGATGGACTTTAAACAACATCTGGGCTCCATTCTGAGCCGAGTAGAGAAAAGGAAGGACCACTTAGAAATCCTTACAAATCTCTATGAATTCTATGACTCA GTGAACAAGTGGATGGAGCACTGCCAGGATTATTTCCATCAGCTGAGTCTGGACAGCACAAGCTTGATTCTGTCGCCCTCTGTGGAGCAGACCCTCCAGGACTACTACGCAGAAGCGTCCAAGTTTTCCATGGATAACTTCAGCACCCTCAACAACATGGTGCTCTCCCTGGAAagccctcagcagctgcagcactggAACTCTGTGTGGCATAAATgccaacaaaccaaacagcagctggaagaaaTTCTGGCCCGAGCCACGACGGCCCAGGACCCCACGGCCACCGACGTAAAGACCCCAGAGAGTGGCGCCAGCAAACCAGAGCAGCACGGAGCGAACGCGTGCGTGCTGCTACCTTTTGAGGACAGCAAGCCTCATTCTTCTGAGCCTTACTCCAAGAGCCCCAccagctccatctcctcctcctcgcacTTCATTTTCCCCTCTGACTGTGACAGCAAACTGAGGCAAAGTCCGTCCATGTTTGAGGACACGGACAGCGACTGCACCGTGGACTCGTCCGTCTCCTGCCACTCGGAGCCCATCTACACCGGCACCGCCCGCCTCCGCAAGCACCCCATGAAGAAGATCATGAAGAAGACCGTGAGCTATGAGCTGAACGCAAGGGACAGCGTCCACTCGGATGCCGGCCACATTCACGGCTACACGGGCGTGTACATCAAGGGTTTGGAGGTGACGAACAACGTGTCCGCGgagaagaagctgcagaggcCCGACGTGACGAGCCCGGCTTTGGGACGCAGCCGTAGCATGTCCACACCGTCCAGGGCGCACAGCAGACACAGTGACGGAGATATTAAGAAACAGAGCAG CAAAGTGCAGCACATCATGGACGAGATGATTTCCACGGAGCGGGAGTACGTCCGCTCCCTCAGCTACATCATCGAGCAGTATTTCCCAGAGATGGAGCGGCTGGATTTGCCCCAGGACCTGCGAGGGAAGCGCAGCATCATTTTTGGAAACGTGGAGAAGCTGTGGGACTTTCACACTCAGTACTTCCTGAAGGATCTGGAGTCGTGTGCTCACTGTCCACTCTCGATCAGCAGCTGTTTTCTCAGACAT GAGGATCAGTTTGGAATGTATGCCCTCTACAGCAAGAATAAGCCGCAGTCTGACGCTCTGCTCAGCAGCCACGGGAATGAATTCTTCAAG AACAAACAGATCGAgctgggcgacaagatggactTAGCGTCCTACTTGCTGAAGCCCATCCAGAGGATGAGTAAATATGCTCTGCTGCTCAAAGACCTGATCAAGGAGTGCAGTCAGTCtcaggagcaggagctgagTGACCTCCGCACGGCAGAGGACATGGTCAAATTTCAGCTTCGCCATGGCAATGACCTGCTGGCTATGGATGCTATTCGTGGATGTGAT GTGAACCTGAAAGAGCAGGGTCAGCTCTGCTGCCAGGACGAGTTCATCGTCTGGTGCGGGAGGAGGAAGTACCTCCGCCATGTCTTCTTGTTTGAAGACCTCATCCTGTTCAGCAAGACCAAAAAGATCGAAGGAGGATATGACATTTACATCTACAAACAGTCTTTCAAG ACGGCAGAGATCGGTATGACGGAGAACGTCGGGGACAGCGGCCTACGCTTCGAGATTTGGTTCCGCAGGAGGAAGTCACAGGACACCTTCATACTCCAAGCCAGCAGTGCGGAGGTCAAGGCCGTGTGGACAGCCATCATTGGGAAGATCCTGTGGAGACAGGCGCTCAGAAATCGAG CCTTGCGCATGCAGGAGATGGTGTCCATGGGAATTGGAAGTAAGCCCTTCATGGACATTAAGCCAAGCGATGCGGCCATCAGCGACAGGGCCATTGATTATATCATGAAGGGGACAG AAGCCAGGACCAGGGCGTCCATTGCTGTGCCTTCCTTTGAACACGCCACTTCCTTCAAGCGACCCCACTCCACCATCTCCaacagcagcacctcctcctccagcagccagtcctcctcctcgttgCTGGGCTCACTCAACCTCCATCTTtactcctccccctctctcccacacacacatccgtaccCGATGACCAACATCCCCTCCTTTGCTCAGTGGCCGTACGACTGCATCGAGGAGGATGAGCTGGAGCAGGACAGTGGGAGTCAACCCTCTATGA CCACTGAGAGCTCGGAGACCTCGTCGCAGTGCACCTCCAGTGACAGCGTGACTGGGCTGAGCACGCTGACGATAGCTGTGCATCCCAGCATCACCATGGACTCTTTCAACAACAACGAATCCTCGTCTTTCCTGTgctcctccacaccctcctccaCCATGGCTTCTCCTTTAATGTTCCAAAAGGAGGAAGACCTCCAGCCCAATGGCACCAACTTCATCACAGCA AACAAGACCTCTCATATAGCAGTAGGCCTCTCTACTGTGGTCTGA